The window AATTTCAGCTCCCATGATATGCTCCACTGCTTCGCAATAGCCCATCCCATGCATAAAGCTGCAAATGCCGCAAATTCGTTCCGCTACAAAAACATATTCGTTATAATCTTTTTTTTCAACCAACTTTTCAAGACCCCTATGTACAAAACCAATGGATGGTATTGCTTCGACCACCGTTTCATCTTCCAAAACCAAATCCAGATGAATCGGTTCCGGAAGTACCGGATGCTGAGGCCCGAATGGTACAATACTGCGTGTGGACATCTGGTATCACTCCTCCGTTTATTTAAAAGGCGTTTTCTTTTCCGTCCGGTAAAGGGTACCCTGATAATCAATGGAAATCATTTTTATCGGCACACCGAAAAGGTCGTGTATTTCATTTTCGTACAGAAAGGATGCCGGATAAATGTGGCTGATGCTGGGTATTTCGGTGTCCTCGCCAAGGTTGAAGCGCAGACCGTATAAATCGAATTCCTTGCCAAAAGAATAGGTGAGCTCGTAGCCCTCTTTTGTCCTTGTGGCGCAAATTTGAACCAAACGGCAGTTGCTGCCTTTCATTTTTAAAACTTCTTCCAGCAAAGAGCCAGAGGAAATGGGGATGATGATATTTTCCGGCATGGTTAAGCCTCCTTGTGCAAAACAGCAGCGCTGTTATTTTTCCGTTCGCGTTTTTTATCCAGAAGCGCGACCGCTTTGATCACGCCGTCTATAATTGCCTCCGGTCTGGCTGCACAGCCCGGAACATAGATATCCACGGGGATTACCTTGTCCACACCCCCCAGAATGTTGTAACAGTCCTTGAAGATGCCGCCGTCGCAGGCGCAGATGCCGACTGCGACAACGACCTTGTTTTCAGGCATCTGGGAATAGATCTGTTTTACCACCATTTCATTCTGGCTGTTAATACCGCCGGTAATTAAAAAAATATCAGCATGTTTTGGATTGCCGGTATTCATAACGCCAAAGCGCTCCACGTCATAAACGGGGGTCAGACAGGCCAGTACTTCAATGTCGCAGCCGTTACAGCTGGAACCGTCGTAATGCAGAAGCCAGGGCGATTTCGATATTTTCATCATTCGCGTAAGCACCTTCCTTATTGAATGAGCGTCAGTATCAGCAGGTTAATGCCGCCGGCGATCAGTGTGACCAGCCAGGTTGTACTGAGCATTTTTTCCCATTTTACACGGGGGAAAATATTATCGACAAAAATTTCAAGGAAGTAGGACAAAACGCATACAAGCACTGCCGCGATAATGCTCCACCACTTGAGGTTGATAATGAACAGTCCCACAAAACCGAGCAGCAGCACATCTTCATACCAGCTGGCCAGTTCCACCAGCGCCAAAACATTTCCGGAAAGTTCCGTTGTAAGGCCTTTTACCATTTCCTGATGGGCGTGGTGAGAGGTGCTGATGTCAAAGGGCGACTTGCGCAGTTTAATGGCTAATATGTAGAGAAATCCGAAAAACATTCCGGGAAGAACGGAAATTGCGGAAGTGCCGCTGCGTACAATATCAATAACATTGAAGCTGCCGGTCGCAATGTAGAATCCGATCGCCGCCAAAAGCATCATCGGCTCGTAAGCCATCATCTGCATCAATTCACGCTGCGCACCCATGGCGCTGTATGGGGAATTGGCGGAACATGCAGACATGATTAAAAAGACTTCTGCCAGCGTAAGCGCAAAAAATACAAGAAGAAGATCACCGCCCGCAAAAAAGATGCATCCGGTGAATAGAACGAAAACAAAAAATCCGCCGACTAAAAAATCCTGTACGCCGTTTACGACGACCGACTGTTTGGAGAAAAGCTTAAATAGATCATAAAAGGGCTGAATAAGCGGCGGCCCTTGACGGCCCTGCAGCCGCGCGCTGATTTTACGGTCAAATCCGGAAAGAAAACCGCCGACAATCGGCGCGAATATCAGAAATAGTAAAATTTTCAGTACTGTCTGCATATTAAATGACACCCCCAATTGCAACAATCATCAACACAATCAAGTCTGCCGAAGCGAGAATCAGGGACGGCTTTAAGATCTTTTTTTCTCCGAAAAGATCTTCCATGTACCAGTTTGCAAGGTACATCGGTTTTTCCTGACCGAAGGAGTCTGTAAAATGGCGGTCGTCACCGGAATTGGCGCCGCCCATATAAGAGATAACAATCTTGTTCTTCTTGCCGAATGTAAGCAGACGCACCATGACGGGCAGAATCAGAATCGTGCAGAGCATTAATAACATAATCTTGAGGTCGCTGCTGCTGATGACCGCCAAGAGGGTTCCATGGAACATCCCGACAAGGAAGGGCTGAACCAGATAAGTGGACAGCAGCGGAAAAAATATACAAAGGGAAATGACCAGAGACGTCAGTGTGTAGATGGAAAACCATTCGCTCTTTTTTAAGGTGTCACGCAAACGCTCGGAGCGATGAATAACGGCGACCAGTTTTCCAAGCCACTTGCCCCAGTAAAACAGGGTGCTGGCACTGCCGAATATCAAGAAGATCACCAACCAGATACTTTTGGAATCGACAAATGCCTTAAGCGCCGCCCATTTTGAAATCAGCATGCCGAAGGGTGCCAAAAACATGCCTGAGATTCCCACAATCATGACAAAGGCAAGCTTGGGCAGCTTGACGATCAGACCATGCATGTCTTCAATATTGCGGCTGCCCGTACTGTTTTCCACCGCGCCCACCGCAAGGAACATGAGCGATTTTGAAACCGCGTGGAAAACCAGCAGCAGAATGCCCGCCCAAACCGCTTCATGCAGGCCGACTCCCGCGCACGCGGTAATCAGGCCAAGGTTGGAAATCGTAGAGTAAGCAAGAACTTTCTTGCCGTCGCTTTGCGAGATGGCAAGCAGCGAGGCTGCAAAAAATGTGAAACCCCCGATTGTCGTAACCATAATCCCCGCTAAATTCCCATTGAGAGCAGGGGAAAGGCGGATTAATAAATAAACGCCGGCCTTTACCATGGTTGCTGAATGAAGGAGCGCGGAAGTAGGCGTAGGCGCAACCATCGCCCCCAGAAGCCAACCGGAGAAAGGCATCTGCGCGCTTTTGGTCAGCGCCGCGAAAGCAAGCAGAATCACCGGAATAATCGCAAGTTGTTTTCCCGTACCCAGAATTACCAAATCCTGAATGTTGGCAATATTCAATACGACCGCACTGTAAATAATCGCGGCTGCGAAACCAAGGCCGCCCAAAAGGTTCATCCAGAGCGCCCGGAAAGAATTTCGAATCGCTTCCTCTGTCTGATTATAACCGATCAGAAGGAAGGAACAGATGCTGGTGATCTCCCAGAAGAAATAAATCCAGGTGAGATTGCTGGAGAAAACCAATCCGAACATGGCGCCTAAAAACACAAAAAGCATAGCGAAGAAAAAGGACGACCGGTCTTTATACTCAGGGTGATGTTTTCGGTACTCTTTCATGTATCCGACTGCGTATACGCAGATCAGGCACCCTACCACGCCGATCACCATGCACATGATAATCGTCAGATTATCAACGGCAATGTGATCCTTTCCTTCCACTGCCCGGCCGGAAAGCTCCATCCAGGCGATAGAGATGGTCTGTGCCGCCGAAAGCAGGGCAACATAGTATTTTTTATACCGGAAGGCATAATAAAACACAAGACCCATCAACCCAAATTCGGCCAGAAGGATGATTTTGTCGAGTACATAAGTATCTAACAGATACGATTGGTTTTTCCCGCTGTACAAAACGCTTACAGACAGGGACAAAACCACTGTGACAATTAAAATAGAACATGCATACACAAAGCAGTCTCGGAGTTTTCCGGGTTTAAGCATGGATAGAATCAGAGCTGCAGCAAACGGAAAAATAATTAGTGTGACAATCATTGCTATAAAACCACCATTTCTCCACATGATCTTTTCTGTTGCTTACAACCATATTCACAACACTTTTCCCCGAAACATTAAATTAATGTCGGTTTGCAACAGAAGCAGTTATAATAATAGTCACATTTTCTCAAATTCGCAACGTCAATATTTACTTGTTTTACAAGGAATTTAAAATGTATTTTGGTAAAATTTTAACAATATTAATTCAGAGAATTTTAAATAAATTTATATTCTTCAAAATTAACATAATTTTATCATTACAATTTATTTTATAGTGAAAACTGTCTCGGCCTTCTTCCCGCGGTATTTTTCGAAATCAAAAAACGGTTCACCGACCAAGTTTCATGTTCGATGAGCCGTTATGATGTTTATTATGTGCATTCATTATATAAAAAGATTCCTGAAGTTAAATAAAACTTTTGGCCTCAGAAAGGTCTGTCCGGAATTTGAACAACGGATATTCCCTGGTAATAGGATTCCGGTTCTTGTAATCGGCGTAGGCCAGACAATGCTCGGAATACAGCAGGGCATAGCCCCGTTTGACTCCCTCGCCGGGCCGGTTTGAATTAATGTCTTCCAGTTCGTGAATTGCTTTGATCAGCGCAGGATCGCGGATGCGCAAAACGGAGGGCAGCTTGCCGGATGAATTGGTAGACAGGCGGTCACAGACCATCATATCGCGCAAAACATTAGGATCAATACCGCTTTGCCCGCTGAAAAATTCAAATACAAGAGCAGTATAATCATCCAGCGGAATTCGGTCCGTCCCTTTTTCAGCGGCGAATTCGCCAAATCGGAAGAAGAGTTCAAACGGCGTGAAATGCCCCTGCTTCAGCAGGTATTCAAGCGTGCGCCGGAAACGACTGCTGTTGGAAAGACGCTCCAAAGCATCCTCTGTATGATGCAGCCGGCAAAGCTCTTCATGGGACAGCCAAGGGGTCTCTGTTACCTCATATGGCGGCTGTTCGTCATATTGGCACGGGAATTCCTGGGGACTCTCCCGCATGGGCGCGCCGTACAGCAGCTTTAAAAAGCCAAGCTGAAGCATGTCGGGCCTGAGGGAATAAGCGATATTAAAACTCTCGGCGAAACTGCTGAAATCTTCATAGGGGAGACCGGCGATTAAATCGATATGAATATGCATATTCGCGTTGGCAACGACGCGTTGAATATTGTTTTTCAGTCGTGCCACATCGGTTTTTCGATTAATGGCGGCAAGTGTTTTCGGATTGAAGCTTTGCAGTCCGATTTCAAGCTGCATTGCGCCGACCGGCGCTTCTGCAAGGATGCCCAGCGTTTCTTCGTCAAGAATATCGCCCGCAATTTCAAAATGAAAACATACTCCGCTTGGAATTGCATTGCCATATTTTTGAATAATGAAACGGTACAGTTCGATGGCCCGGTTGCGGTTGGCGTTAAAAGTACGGTCTACCAGCTTTACAGTCTGTGTGCCGCTGTTCGCAACCAGCAGCAAATCCTTTTTTGCCCTGTCCAAATCAAAAAAGCGTGCGCCGCCGCACCGACCGGAAAGGCAGAATGAACAGGAATATGGGCAGCCACGGCTTGTTTCAAGGTAAACGATGCGACCTTTTAAAGTGTCAAAATATTTTTGCGTATAAGGGGAGGGTGGATCTTCTTCCGGAGTATAGGGGGGAACGGTTATCACTTGCCCGTTGCTGCGGTAGCATACGCCGGGGATATTTTGCACCGTTTCTCTGCAGTGAATTGCATTCAGGAGAAGGGCGAAAGGTTTTTCCCCTTCACCGGAAATTACATACTGCACCAATGGTTCCGCGCGCAGCAGTTTTTCCGCGCAGTAGCTCACCTCCGGCCCTCCAAAAACGATGATGGTGTCAGGCAGTTGGTTTTTCACAAGCCGCACCAGCTGTTTTACAGCGTCAATATTCCAAATATAACAGCAAAATCCGATTACCTGCGGATGTTGCACAATGATGCGCTGTGCAACATCTTCTGTTTTCTCATTGATGGTACCTTCAATGACTTCAGCGGAAATTCCCTGCCCGCAATAAGTGTCCACTCCCGCCGACAGGCACCATGGCGCAAGCGAGGAATGAATATATTTTGAATTTAATACGCAGATGACTGCGGTTAATGTTTTTTTCATGATTAATGCCCTTCTGTTACGCCCGTTCTGTTTTATCAGGGGAATTATGTTTATTATACCATAGATTTCGTTCTGCCGACAGGATACCCATGTCACTGTGGTTTTCAATAATAATTAATTCTGTGGATCACGGGTTATTCCTATGTATAGCAGACAGTAAAAAGGCTTTGCAAATGTAAATTCGCAGAGCCTTTTTTGCATGGGAATTCTTTTTTTACGATTAATTGATTATTAGAATTCCGCTTTCCACAAACCGTGTAGATTGCAGTATTCGTAAACTGTGCCGGATGAAACTTCGTTAAATTCCGCTTTTGGTTCCATGCCCGGTTTCAAATAGGTGATTTCAACTTTATCGTCGGTAGCAAGAGCAATCCACTCAATGTGGTGTTCGGGAAGCATCGGGTGCAGTACCGAACCGACGGATACCTTTATTTTGCCATCTTCCCTGGTGATGACCGGAACATGCTTTTCCTGTGCGGCATCTGTAGAGTTCGCTTCCAGTTTAGTCATTTCCTGGCCGCAGCAGGTGAGTGTTCCGCCGCCTTTTTTTATAAGGGCCACCATATTTCCACATAATTCACAGCGATAAAAAACAACATTTGACATTTTACATTTCTCCTTCATTATTTATAATAATTAATATATAGAGCGTTTGTTTATTCAAAGGATACTACAGCAGTTTTTTGTTTGATACGGAGCAGCACTGTTTCCAGAACACGGAAACGATGGTTCAGATCTTTTTGTTCCAAATAAGCGGCTGCCAAATCCTGCCCAATTACCAAATCCATATATCTTGGTTCAGAGCAGACGAAAACTGCTTTTCCCGTACCTAAAACCGGGGTGGCGAAAACATTTCCTTTCAGCAGCTTGCTGATCCGCTCAATTTCCAACAAGCCGGTTCCGGGCTGAATCCGCTGCAGCTCCATGTAAAGATTCGGACTGACGGCAAGTGCATAAGACCCGTAAATACCGTTGGCAGTGAACCATTCCAGACCGGAAACAATGTTGGAAAATGCATTTTCGCCGACAGACCAATCTGTTTTTTCAATTTTATGAATTCCTGCCGCCGTCAGCAAGCCTTCATAGCCATTGGCCTTGCTGCCGAAAAAGAGGAGGTTATCCTCTTTTCTCGCGCAGGTTTCGGCGGAATAAGCCGCCTTTGAAAGATCTGCCGGATACCCGGTTTTGCCGGCGTTTTCCAAATCCTTCGCTAAAAGGGTAAAATCATCATATACAGTCGGAATTTCAACGTATTTTCTGCCTTTGGTGGTAATCAAGCCGTCTGCGGCAACTTCATCAACCAAATCGGAATCGTCAATCTGGATGCTTTCCGCACCAATTCCCAGCGGGCCGTAAACATGTAAAAACCTTCTTCCCGTCAAGGCACTGCGCGCAGCTCCAACGACTTCAGAATCAATCTTTTCCCATAAACTTGGTGCTATCGGTGAATTTTCTCTTGATAAGTAACTCATAATGGAAACCTCCTGTCATTCATATGTTATTGATTCAGCAGCCCGCCCACGGTCGCTTTTTCGACCGCACCGGCTGCCTGTTCAGCGGGGGGGACTGACAGCCCCAATCCGTCGAGCATTTCCTTTACCTCAGCTTCTCCGGAAGCAAACCATTCGGCTTCGTTCGGATCAAGTGTTCGAAGCAGGGTCATTAACTCTCCGACATGCGCTTTTTCTTCATCGCGTATATCGCCAATCACCTCTTTTGCCATCACATCATCCGTAGCCTGTACATGTGCATCATAAAGGTAAATCGCTTCCAGTTCGCCTGCAATATCAAGCCGGATTGCCTGAACCAGTTCCTCTTTTGTCATTTTTCGTTCAACATTACCCTGAAAAGGGTTTGCAAAAGCTGGCATCTGTTTGACCTCCTAAATATTTAATAATAATCGTTATTGTTTTGCTATTTATAATATACATCAAATAATTTCATAATGCAAGTACCTGGAGCAAAAAAATAATAATTATTTACAGTGCGTGTGGGGAATCGTATAATATCATTATAAATACTCCTGTTCAGGGGTTGGGCATGAAATCGAAAACTGGTTTTCAATTTAAATTTTTTCTAATGCGCATACCAACATTTCCGTTGTATAATCAAAAGGTATGCTGATGGTGTGATTCTTTCTTCCTATAATATAAATGAAGGATGTGCTTGTATATGAAATATTATATTGTCGATGCTTTTACACACGAACATTTCAAAGGCAATCCAGCGGGAATTTGTCTGC of the uncultured Caproiciproducens sp. genome contains:
- a CDS encoding NADH-quinone oxidoreductase subunit C → MPENIIIPISSGSLLEEVLKMKGSNCRLVQICATRTKEGYELTYSFGKEFDLYGLRFNLGEDTEIPSISHIYPASFLYENEIHDLFGVPIKMISIDYQGTLYRTEKKTPFK
- a CDS encoding proton-conducting transporter membrane subunit; this encodes MIVTLIIFPFAAALILSMLKPGKLRDCFVYACSILIVTVVLSLSVSVLYSGKNQSYLLDTYVLDKIILLAEFGLMGLVFYYAFRYKKYYVALLSAAQTISIAWMELSGRAVEGKDHIAVDNLTIIMCMVIGVVGCLICVYAVGYMKEYRKHHPEYKDRSSFFFAMLFVFLGAMFGLVFSSNLTWIYFFWEITSICSFLLIGYNQTEEAIRNSFRALWMNLLGGLGFAAAIIYSAVVLNIANIQDLVILGTGKQLAIIPVILLAFAALTKSAQMPFSGWLLGAMVAPTPTSALLHSATMVKAGVYLLIRLSPALNGNLAGIMVTTIGGFTFFAASLLAISQSDGKKVLAYSTISNLGLITACAGVGLHEAVWAGILLLVFHAVSKSLMFLAVGAVENSTGSRNIEDMHGLIVKLPKLAFVMIVGISGMFLAPFGMLISKWAALKAFVDSKSIWLVIFLIFGSASTLFYWGKWLGKLVAVIHRSERLRDTLKKSEWFSIYTLTSLVISLCIFFPLLSTYLVQPFLVGMFHGTLLAVISSSDLKIMLLMLCTILILPVMVRLLTFGKKNKIVISYMGGANSGDDRHFTDSFGQEKPMYLANWYMEDLFGEKKILKPSLILASADLIVLMIVAIGGVI
- a CDS encoding DUF4080 domain-containing protein, with the translated sequence MKKTLTAVICVLNSKYIHSSLAPWCLSAGVDTYCGQGISAEVIEGTINEKTEDVAQRIIVQHPQVIGFCCYIWNIDAVKQLVRLVKNQLPDTIIVFGGPEVSYCAEKLLRAEPLVQYVISGEGEKPFALLLNAIHCRETVQNIPGVCYRSNGQVITVPPYTPEEDPPSPYTQKYFDTLKGRIVYLETSRGCPYSCSFCLSGRCGGARFFDLDRAKKDLLLVANSGTQTVKLVDRTFNANRNRAIELYRFIIQKYGNAIPSGVCFHFEIAGDILDEETLGILAEAPVGAMQLEIGLQSFNPKTLAAINRKTDVARLKNNIQRVVANANMHIHIDLIAGLPYEDFSSFAESFNIAYSLRPDMLQLGFLKLLYGAPMRESPQEFPCQYDEQPPYEVTETPWLSHEELCRLHHTEDALERLSNSSRFRRTLEYLLKQGHFTPFELFFRFGEFAAEKGTDRIPLDDYTALVFEFFSGQSGIDPNVLRDMMVCDRLSTNSSGKLPSVLRIRDPALIKAIHELEDINSNRPGEGVKRGYALLYSEHCLAYADYKNRNPITREYPLFKFRTDLSEAKSFI
- a CDS encoding complex I subunit 1 family protein, whose translation is MQTVLKILLFLIFAPIVGGFLSGFDRKISARLQGRQGPPLIQPFYDLFKLFSKQSVVVNGVQDFLVGGFFVFVLFTGCIFFAGGDLLLVFFALTLAEVFLIMSACSANSPYSAMGAQRELMQMMAYEPMMLLAAIGFYIATGSFNVIDIVRSGTSAISVLPGMFFGFLYILAIKLRKSPFDISTSHHAHQEMVKGLTTELSGNVLALVELASWYEDVLLLGFVGLFIINLKWWSIIAAVLVCVLSYFLEIFVDNIFPRVKWEKMLSTTWLVTLIAGGINLLILTLIQ
- a CDS encoding family 1 encapsulin nanocompartment shell protein, which gives rise to MSYLSRENSPIAPSLWEKIDSEVVGAARSALTGRRFLHVYGPLGIGAESIQIDDSDLVDEVAADGLITTKGRKYVEIPTVYDDFTLLAKDLENAGKTGYPADLSKAAYSAETCARKEDNLLFFGSKANGYEGLLTAAGIHKIEKTDWSVGENAFSNIVSGLEWFTANGIYGSYALAVSPNLYMELQRIQPGTGLLEIERISKLLKGNVFATPVLGTGKAVFVCSEPRYMDLVIGQDLAAAYLEQKDLNHRFRVLETVLLRIKQKTAVVSFE
- the nuoB gene encoding NADH-quinone oxidoreductase subunit NuoB, yielding MMKISKSPWLLHYDGSSCNGCDIEVLACLTPVYDVERFGVMNTGNPKHADIFLITGGINSQNEMVVKQIYSQMPENKVVVAVGICACDGGIFKDCYNILGGVDKVIPVDIYVPGCAARPEAIIDGVIKAVALLDKKRERKNNSAAVLHKEA
- a CDS encoding desulfoferrodoxin — translated: MSNVVFYRCELCGNMVALIKKGGGTLTCCGQEMTKLEANSTDAAQEKHVPVITREDGKIKVSVGSVLHPMLPEHHIEWIALATDDKVEITYLKPGMEPKAEFNEVSSGTVYEYCNLHGLWKAEF
- a CDS encoding demethoxyubiquinone hydroxylase family protein yields the protein MPAFANPFQGNVERKMTKEELVQAIRLDIAGELEAIYLYDAHVQATDDVMAKEVIGDIRDEEKAHVGELMTLLRTLDPNEAEWFASGEAEVKEMLDGLGLSVPPAEQAAGAVEKATVGGLLNQ